A genomic segment from [Flavobacterium] thermophilum encodes:
- a CDS encoding DNA polymerase III subunit delta produces the protein MLERVWGNMEKRRFSPLYLLYGSEPFLLTETYDRLVKAALSEEEREWNLAVYDCEETPVQAALEEAETVPFFGERRVILVKNPYFFTAEKDKEIEHDLAKLENYFRAPAPFSIVVFLAPYDKLDERKRITKLAKEQCEVVAAAPLQEAELRAWVRRRLESQGASVAEEAIELLLQRAGTRLSALANEIDKLALFAGPGGVVDEAAVEQLVARTPEENVFALVEQVARRDIPGALQTFYDLLEHNEEPIKILALLASHFRLLAQVKWLAQTGYGQTQIASALNVHPFRVKLALAQAARFSDAELTEAITELAAADYDVKSGAMDRRLAVELLLMRWGARPGRKSQR, from the coding sequence ATGTTGGAACGTGTATGGGGAAACATGGAAAAACGGCGGTTTTCTCCGCTTTATTTATTATATGGCAGCGAGCCGTTTTTATTAACGGAAACGTATGACCGCCTCGTCAAGGCGGCTCTTAGCGAGGAGGAGCGCGAGTGGAATCTGGCCGTGTACGACTGCGAGGAAACGCCGGTGCAGGCGGCGCTTGAGGAGGCGGAGACAGTGCCGTTTTTCGGCGAACGGCGCGTCATTTTGGTGAAGAATCCATATTTTTTTACGGCGGAAAAGGACAAAGAGATCGAGCACGATTTGGCTAAGCTGGAGAACTATTTCAGGGCGCCGGCGCCGTTCTCGATCGTCGTCTTTTTGGCGCCGTATGACAAGCTCGATGAGCGGAAAAGAATTACCAAGCTCGCCAAGGAGCAGTGCGAAGTTGTGGCCGCCGCCCCGCTTCAGGAAGCGGAGCTGCGCGCTTGGGTGCGCCGCCGGTTGGAAAGCCAAGGAGCATCGGTGGCCGAGGAAGCCATTGAGCTGCTTTTGCAGCGGGCCGGAACGCGGTTGTCCGCGCTGGCGAACGAAATCGACAAGCTCGCTTTGTTTGCCGGACCGGGCGGAGTGGTGGATGAGGCGGCCGTCGAGCAGCTTGTCGCTCGCACGCCGGAAGAAAACGTCTTTGCGCTTGTCGAACAAGTGGCGAGGCGCGATATCCCGGGAGCATTGCAGACGTTTTACGATTTGCTTGAACATAATGAGGAGCCGATCAAAATTTTGGCGTTGCTTGCAAGCCATTTCCGCCTGTTGGCGCAAGTGAAATGGCTCGCCCAAACAGGTTATGGGCAGACGCAAATCGCTTCGGCCCTCAACGTGCATCCGTTCCGCGTCAAGCTCGCCCTTGCCCAAGCCGCCCGCTTTTCCGATGCGGAGCTGACGGAAGCGATCACCGAGCTGGCCGCCGCTGATTATGACGTAAAAAGCGGAGCCATGGACCGCCGGTTGGCCGTTGAGCTGTTGTTGATGCGTTGGGGCGCTCGCCCGGGGCGGAAAAGCCAGCGATAA
- a CDS encoding ComEC family competence protein, producing MKGQAVYPAAAALLAVAAASPSPTACLLLVVYLLLLFIRRPHCFLPSLVAALSFFAYFLIVDYHNNTSLSGGRHSLSVRFSAAPAIDGDRLQAAVQAGKERVQLRYIIRTAAEKETLQAHLVPGTVCRVTGTLERPMPAGNPYAFDYRRYLRRHRIHWLFLPEAIDLSACVRVRPTIIERLEAIREAGVRRIEARFPPEAAGIAAALIYGERRSLDEEVISGYQQLGIIHLLAISGGHVTLLVGAALAVAIRFVTREAAVLALLVFLPMYAVLAGASPSVLRACATGMIVLAVQWKKGRIHPLDALSWTALALLVFDPYMVWDVGFQLSFLVTFALLAHVSVLASARSMLQNLLQTALAAQLAALPILLYHFYEISVWSIGLNVFFVPWYSFVILPIAFLSAVFSFSPLIWLFSRLIELTDAVVYFFAADHPFMLVLGRPEPWCLAGYLTAIAAAFLDWERGRLLRGLTAVAAATALQLAAPYVDPKGEVTVLDVGQGDCIYIELPYRKAVYLIDTSGTPEWAREPWRKRSRPFAVGRDVVVPFLKAQGVRTLDQLILTHDDADHIGAAPEVMGAVRVKKIVTSPGALPAVKAMARPFSVPVAASVRGDRWKVGDAAFSVLHPEAGNNEDNNGSLVLLARLGGLIWLFAGDIEEEAEQALIDAYPTLRADVLKVAHHGSKTSTTEPFLRTIKPRAAIISVGRYNRYGHPSSEVLMRLRQQRAIVWRTDENGAIRYVYGENGGTFQVMKP from the coding sequence ATGAAAGGACAAGCCGTCTATCCCGCTGCGGCGGCGCTTTTGGCCGTCGCGGCGGCCTCGCCGTCCCCAACCGCCTGTCTTCTCCTCGTTGTGTATCTCCTTCTTCTTTTCATCCGCCGGCCGCACTGTTTCCTTCCTTCTCTCGTTGCCGCTCTCTCCTTTTTTGCCTATTTTCTCATCGTTGACTATCATAACAACACTTCCCTTTCCGGCGGCCGTCATTCGCTTTCCGTTCGTTTTTCCGCCGCGCCGGCAATTGACGGTGATCGATTGCAGGCGGCGGTGCAAGCTGGCAAGGAGCGGGTGCAGCTCCGTTACATCATTCGGACGGCTGCGGAAAAAGAGACGCTGCAAGCGCACCTGGTGCCTGGAACGGTATGCCGCGTCACCGGAACGCTTGAGCGCCCGATGCCAGCTGGCAATCCGTATGCATTTGATTACCGCCGTTATTTGCGCCGCCATCGTATCCATTGGCTCTTTCTCCCTGAGGCGATCGATCTTTCCGCTTGCGTGCGCGTCCGTCCCACCATCATCGAACGGCTTGAGGCGATTCGTGAGGCTGGCGTCCGCCGCATTGAAGCCCGGTTTCCGCCGGAAGCGGCTGGCATCGCCGCTGCGCTCATTTATGGCGAACGCCGCTCGTTGGACGAGGAAGTGATTAGCGGTTACCAGCAGCTCGGGATCATCCATTTGTTGGCCATTTCCGGCGGCCATGTCACCCTGCTTGTCGGCGCTGCGTTGGCCGTTGCCATTCGGTTTGTGACGCGCGAAGCGGCCGTGCTTGCTTTGCTCGTTTTCTTGCCTATGTATGCGGTGCTCGCCGGCGCTTCGCCGTCGGTGCTGCGCGCCTGTGCGACCGGGATGATTGTATTGGCCGTCCAGTGGAAAAAAGGAAGGATCCATCCGCTGGATGCGTTGAGTTGGACAGCGCTTGCCCTGCTCGTCTTTGACCCATATATGGTTTGGGATGTCGGTTTTCAACTATCATTTCTTGTCACGTTTGCCCTTCTCGCCCATGTGTCGGTGCTCGCCTCTGCTCGTTCGATGCTCCAAAACTTGCTTCAGACCGCGCTCGCCGCTCAGCTTGCCGCGCTGCCGATTTTGCTTTACCATTTTTATGAAATTTCTGTTTGGAGCATAGGGCTGAATGTCTTCTTCGTCCCTTGGTATTCATTTGTCATTTTGCCCATTGCTTTTCTATCCGCAGTTTTTTCCTTTTCTCCGCTCATTTGGCTGTTTAGCCGTCTCATTGAGCTGACAGACGCGGTTGTCTATTTTTTCGCGGCCGATCACCCGTTTATGCTTGTGCTCGGCCGTCCGGAGCCGTGGTGCTTAGCTGGCTATCTGACGGCCATCGCGGCGGCGTTTTTGGATTGGGAACGCGGCCGCCTGCTCCGCGGATTGACAGCGGTGGCGGCGGCGACGGCGCTTCAGCTGGCCGCCCCGTATGTGGATCCGAAAGGGGAAGTGACGGTATTGGATGTTGGGCAAGGGGACTGTATTTATATTGAGCTCCCTTATCGAAAAGCAGTCTATCTCATTGATACCAGCGGGACGCCGGAATGGGCGCGCGAACCGTGGCGCAAGCGGTCGCGGCCGTTTGCCGTCGGCCGCGACGTTGTCGTGCCGTTTTTAAAAGCCCAAGGGGTGAGGACGCTTGATCAACTGATTTTGACGCACGATGACGCCGACCATATCGGGGCTGCTCCCGAGGTGATGGGAGCCGTGCGCGTCAAGAAGATTGTCACAAGCCCAGGAGCGCTGCCGGCCGTCAAGGCGATGGCGCGCCCGTTTTCCGTGCCGGTGGCCGCCAGCGTGCGGGGGGATCGGTGGAAGGTGGGGGATGCCGCGTTTTCCGTATTGCACCCGGAGGCGGGAAACAATGAGGATAATAACGGCTCGCTTGTGTTGCTCGCCCGTCTCGGCGGCTTGATATGGCTGTTTGCTGGGGACATCGAAGAAGAGGCGGAACAGGCGCTCATCGATGCTTATCCGACGCTGCGTGCCGATGTATTGAAAGTCGCCCACCACGGCAGCAAAACGTCGACAACAGAGCCGTTTTTGCGGACAATCAAGCCGCGAGCGGCCATCATTTCCGTCGGCCGCTACAATCGCTACGGGCATCCGTCCTCCGAGGTGCTTATGCGGCTTAGGCAACAGCGGGCGATCGTTTGGCGGACGGATGAAAACGGAGCCATTCGCTATGTGTATGGCGAAAACGGTGGAACCTTTCAGGTGATGAAACCATAA
- a CDS encoding tRNA-specific adenosine deaminase has product MERITWDQYFMAQSHLLALRSTCTRLAVGATIVRDKRIIAGGYNGSIAGGAHCIDEGCYVIDGHCVRTIHAEMNAILQCAKFGVPTEGAEMYVTHFPCLHCCKAIIQSGIRAVYYAQDYKNHPYALELFAQAGVRLVQVPLKMDVFALLSGGGES; this is encoded by the coding sequence ATGGAACGCATCACATGGGATCAATACTTTATGGCGCAAAGCCATTTGCTTGCGCTGCGCAGCACGTGCACGAGGCTCGCCGTCGGAGCGACGATCGTGCGCGATAAGCGCATCATCGCCGGCGGGTACAACGGGTCGATCGCCGGCGGCGCCCATTGCATTGATGAGGGGTGCTACGTCATTGACGGTCATTGTGTGCGGACGATTCACGCCGAAATGAACGCGATTTTGCAATGCGCCAAATTCGGCGTCCCGACCGAGGGGGCGGAGATGTATGTCACTCATTTTCCGTGCTTGCATTGCTGCAAGGCGATCATTCAAAGCGGCATCCGCGCGGTCTATTACGCCCAAGACTACAAAAACCACCCGTACGCCTTGGAGCTGTTTGCTCAAGCTGGCGTCCGTCTCGTGCAAGTGCCGCTGAAAATGGATGTGTTCGCCTTGCTTTCCGGCGGCGGGGAATCATGA
- a CDS encoding transposase, IS605 OrfB family → MYFCIKQQLNGLTKEEYLTLRELCHIAKNMYNVGLYNVRQYYFEHKEFLNYEKNYHLAKTNENYKLLNSNMAQQILKKVNEAFTSFFGLISLAKQGKYDHKAISIPKYLKKDGFHSLIIGQIRIDGNKFTIPYSRLFKKTHKPITITIPPVLLDKKIKQIEIIPKHHARFFEIQYKYEMPEDQRELNDQKALAIDLGLNNLATCVTSDGRSFIIDGRRLKSINQWFNKENARLQSIKDKQKIKGTTRKQALLAMNRNNKVNDYINKTCRYIINYCIENQIGKLVIGYAETWQRNMNLGKKTNQNFVNIPLGNIKEKLEYLCEFYGIEFLKQEESYTSQASFFDGDEIPEYNADNPKEYKFSGKRIKRGLYRTKSGKLINADVNGALNILKKSKAVDLSVLCSSGEVDTPQRIRIA, encoded by the coding sequence ATGTATTTTTGTATCAAACAACAGCTAAATGGTTTGACCAAAGAAGAATACTTGACTCTTCGAGAACTGTGCCATATTGCCAAGAACATGTACAACGTCGGATTGTACAATGTCAGACAATACTATTTTGAACACAAGGAATTTCTTAATTATGAGAAAAATTATCATCTTGCCAAAACTAACGAAAACTATAAGCTGTTAAACAGCAACATGGCACAGCAAATTTTAAAAAAGGTCAATGAAGCCTTTACATCTTTCTTTGGTTTGATCAGTCTTGCCAAACAAGGAAAATATGACCACAAGGCTATCAGTATTCCAAAATATCTTAAAAAAGATGGCTTTCATTCACTGATCATTGGCCAGATTCGTATAGACGGCAACAAATTCACGATACCGTATTCTCGCCTATTTAAAAAGACTCACAAGCCTATCACGATAACGATTCCGCCTGTGTTACTGGACAAAAAGATTAAGCAGATTGAAATCATTCCTAAGCATCATGCCAGGTTCTTTGAGATTCAGTACAAATATGAAATGCCTGAAGATCAAAGAGAATTAAACGACCAAAAAGCACTGGCAATTGATTTAGGATTAAACAATCTTGCCACTTGTGTCACATCAGACGGCAGATCATTCATCATTGATGGGCGGAGATTAAAAAGTATAAATCAATGGTTTAACAAAGAAAATGCCAGACTTCAAAGCATAAAAGATAAGCAAAAAATCAAAGGCACCACTCGTAAACAGGCTTTGCTTGCTATGAATCGCAATAATAAAGTGAATGATTATATCAACAAGACTTGCCGTTACATCATTAACTACTGTATTGAAAATCAAATTGGCAAACTTGTCATTGGCTATGCGGAAACATGGCAACGCAATATGAATCTAGGAAAAAAGACAAATCAAAACTTTGTCAATATTCCTCTCGGTAACATAAAAGAAAAACTAGAATATCTTTGTGAATTTTACGGCATTGAATTCTTGAAACAGGAAGAATCCTATACGTCTCAAGCCAGCTTTTTTGACGGCGATGAGATTCCTGAATATAATGCCGACAATCCAAAAGAATATAAGTTCAGCGGCAAACGTATTAAGCGCGGCTTGTATCGAACAAAGTCTGGCAAACTAATTAATGCTGATGTCAATGGCGCATTAAACATCTTAAAGAAAAGTAAAGCTGTAGACCTGAGTGTCTTATGCTCTAGCGGCGAAGTGGACACGCCTCAAAGAATAAGGATTGCTTGA
- the comEA gene encoding ComE operon protein 1 translates to MWEHVQELGKRYGKAGVLLLFAAAAGLWVFRHPTDEKEQVVLPAAAETDAARTEEKKNEASKTAVVDVKGAVANPGVYEVAADARVRDVIALAGGLADEADETKVNLAAKVHDEMMIYVPKKGEAAPASNAVGKSPSDGDRNGMQVAINTATEEELMQLPGIGPAKANAIIAYREEHGPFRRVEDLLNVTGIGEKTLEKLKPYLLVP, encoded by the coding sequence ATGTGGGAGCATGTGCAGGAGCTTGGAAAACGTTATGGGAAAGCGGGGGTGCTCTTGTTGTTTGCCGCGGCGGCGGGGTTATGGGTGTTTCGTCATCCGACGGATGAAAAGGAGCAAGTCGTCTTGCCGGCGGCGGCTGAAACGGATGCCGCCCGGACGGAAGAAAAAAAGAACGAGGCGTCAAAAACCGCTGTGGTGGATGTGAAAGGGGCGGTCGCGAACCCCGGAGTGTATGAGGTGGCGGCGGACGCTCGCGTTCGCGATGTTATCGCCCTAGCCGGCGGATTAGCGGATGAGGCGGATGAAACGAAAGTCAATTTGGCAGCAAAAGTGCACGATGAAATGATGATTTACGTGCCGAAAAAAGGCGAGGCCGCACCGGCGTCAAATGCCGTCGGCAAGTCTCCAAGCGATGGGGATCGAAACGGGATGCAAGTGGCCATCAATACGGCGACGGAAGAGGAGTTGATGCAGCTTCCCGGCATCGGACCGGCGAAGGCAAACGCGATCATCGCCTATCGTGAAGAACACGGGCCGTTTCGGCGGGTGGAGGATTTGTTGAATGTGACTGGAATTGGTGAAAAAACGCTGGAGAAATTGAAACCGTATTTGCTTGTTCCGTAA
- the proC_2 gene encoding Pyrroline-5-carboxylate reductase, with amino-acid sequence MNIGVIGTGNMGTILIEAFLDSGAVKADQLVITNRTLAKAFAIQRAHPGMAVVADAAEVVKQSSLVFLCVKPLDIHPLLQQLAPHWTREHCLVSITSPISVKQLETAVPCQVVRAIPSITNRALSGSILITIGSRCSADCRQTIDDLLRRIASPVYIDEAITRVASDISSCGPAFFSYLLQRFIDAAAAKTAITKEQATMLATDMIIGFAELLKQNLYTLPTLQEKVCVKGGITGEGIAVLEQRLDGVFEEVLAKTHEKFQEDMEKVKQQFS; translated from the coding sequence ATGAACATCGGCGTTATCGGCACGGGAAATATGGGCACCATCTTAATCGAAGCGTTCCTCGACTCCGGCGCCGTGAAAGCGGATCAGCTCGTCATAACGAACCGTACGCTTGCGAAAGCGTTCGCGATACAACGCGCGCATCCCGGCATGGCAGTGGTTGCCGATGCGGCTGAAGTCGTCAAACAATCCAGTCTCGTTTTTTTATGCGTCAAACCGCTCGACATCCACCCATTATTGCAGCAGCTGGCCCCGCACTGGACAAGGGAGCATTGCCTTGTGTCGATCACAAGCCCGATCAGCGTAAAACAGCTTGAAACAGCCGTCCCTTGCCAAGTCGTGCGCGCCATTCCGAGCATCACAAACCGCGCGCTCTCCGGCAGCATACTCATCACAATCGGATCACGCTGTTCGGCCGACTGCCGGCAAACGATCGATGATCTTCTCCGGCGCATCGCCTCGCCGGTGTATATCGATGAGGCCATCACCCGCGTCGCTTCCGACATCTCCAGCTGCGGTCCGGCGTTTTTCAGCTATTTGCTGCAACGCTTCATCGACGCCGCAGCGGCCAAAACCGCCATCACGAAAGAACAGGCGACGATGCTGGCGACCGACATGATCATCGGCTTCGCGGAATTGTTGAAGCAAAACTTGTACACGCTCCCGACGCTGCAGGAAAAAGTGTGCGTCAAAGGCGGAATCACCGGGGAAGGAATCGCCGTCCTCGAACAGCGGCTCGACGGCGTCTTCGAAGAAGTGCTGGCGAAAACACATGAGAAGTTTCAAGAAGATATGGAAAAGGTGAAGCAACAGTTTTCATAA
- a CDS encoding CRISPR-associated endoribonuclease Cas2, translating to MDILVTYDVETLEPSGQKRLRKVATICQNFGQRVQKSVFECSVSQAQLEEMEHQLLRVIDLEKDSLRIYTLYGSRSKAVRVYGKDYYVDYNDPIIL from the coding sequence TTGGATATTTTAGTGACATACGATGTAGAAACATTAGAACCAAGCGGTCAAAAACGGTTGCGAAAAGTGGCGACCATTTGCCAAAATTTTGGTCAGCGGGTGCAAAAATCAGTGTTCGAATGCAGCGTTAGTCAAGCGCAGCTAGAAGAAATGGAGCATCAATTGTTGCGCGTCATTGACTTGGAAAAAGATAGTTTGCGGATATATACATTGTACGGCAGCCGGTCAAAGGCGGTTCGTGTCTATGGAAAAGATTATTACGTTGATTATAATGATCCCATCATTTTGTAA